The sequence GTGGGCACGGCCAACTACGACGGCGACCCGCTCGACCCGCAGATCCGCGACGGCAAGATGTTCGGCCGCGGCGCCTTCGACATGAAAGGCGGTATCGCGGCCATGATGGTCGCCGCCGCCCGCGCCGCCCGCAGTCCGCTGCGCGGCGATGTCATCCTCGCCTGCGTCGCCGACGAAGAACACGGCAGTTTCGGCACTGAGGAAGTGCTGGAGTCCTTCACCGCCGACGCGGCAATCGTCACCGAGCCGAGCCAGCTCGAAGTCACCCTCGCCCACAAGGGCTTCGCCTGGTTCGACGTGGAGATCGAGGGCCGCGCCGCCCACGGTTCGCGGCCCGAACTCGGCATCGACGCCATCACCAAAGCCGGGCACTTCCTGGTCGCGCTCGAGGAACTGGGCCAGCGTCTCACGCAGGGGCCGGCGCACCCTCTCCTGGGCACCGGCACCGTCCACGCCTCCGTCATTCACGGCGGCGAGGAGCCCTCCACCTACCCGGCGCACTGCCGCATCACCCTTGAGCGCCGCACCGTCCCCGGCGAGAGCCCCGACCGCGTCGAACTGGAACTGACCGCGGTGCTCGACCGCTTGGCCGCCACGGTCCCCGACTTCCGCTACCGGCTGACCCGCGGCCTGCACCGCGAGCCCTTCGAGGCCGGTCCGGAGGCACCCGTCGTCCGCACCCTGACCCACCACGCGGAAAAGGCCCTCGGGCACCCGCCCGTGGTACGCGCCGAGGCCTTCTGGACCGACTGCGCCCTCCTGGACCGCGCCGGCATCCCCTGCCTGCTCTTCGGCGTCGGCGGCGCTGGTGCCCACGCCGCCACCGAGTACGTCGACCTAGCCTCCCTGGACCGCCTCACCGACATCCTCACCAGCACCATCGCGGACTTCTGTTCCTGAGGACGTCACGTGCGGCGGTCGCCGGGGATCGGGTGCTCAAGCCGGTGGGACCGCGGCGTGCAGGACGCGCATCGACCGGACCGCCGAGCGGATCTCCTGGAGGTAGCGGCCCGGGGTCAGCGTGGGTTCCGGCAGCCCGGCCAGCGCGGTGAGCGCCGGGTCGACCCCGACGGTGTCGATCCCGCAGCCGTACGGCACCGCGAGGGTGCGCAACGCGTCGCAGTGCTGGAACGGCACGTAGATCTGGGCGGTCACCATCAGCACCGGATCGCCGGCCCGCAGCCGGACGTGCTCGGCCCAGAACCGCTGGGTGTCGGCGGTGTGTGCCCGGCGCCGGTCCGGCTCGCTGGACGGGGCGGCGAGGACGCGGACCGGGGGCAGGCCGGCCGGGCGGTAGGTGCGCGAGGACCACGCCCGGTGCGGGTGGTCCGCCTCCTCGCCGGTCTCCTCGCTCGGCGTGCCCACCCCGAACGCGACCCGCACGCCCGCGTCAAGGGCGTCCACCTCGGTCACGCAGTCGCGTATCCCGGCGTCGGCGAGCAGCCGCGACTCGGCCGGGGAGAGCGCCCGGCAGCTGCCCAGCACCGCCACCTCGCCGGAGATCCCGGCGACCGTACGCACCAGGTGCGCCGCGTACGCGGTGCGCCGTAGGCAGGCGTGCGCCAGCCCGCCGAGCACCAGCAGGTGCGCGTACCGGGGCAGGGCCGGCGGGACGGCCCGGACCAGGCCCAGCGCCGCCGCCGCGTCGAACACCAGCCGGACCGTGGCCGGGTCGAAGGCCGGCTCGCGGGCCTCGGGGCGTTCCCGCCCCTGGCGGAAGTCCCAGTGCCGGGCGGAGAAGTCGTCCAGCGCGGCCAGCACCGTCGACAGGTCGCCGGTCGGCCATTCGCCGCCGAAGTGCCCGACCAGGCCGCGCAGCGGCGACGAGTCCACCCAGGCGCGTACCCCGGCTGTGATCTGCCCCTTGGTGGTCGTTGCCGCCGCGCCGGCCGGCAGCGCCACCTCCGTCGTCCGCACCCGGCGGATGCTACCGCCCGTCGGTGCGCCGACACCGGCCGTCGTGGATCGTGGCCGCTCGGATCGCGCCAGGGGCAGGAGGGTGCCGATAGCGCTTGACGTGGTGTCAGGCGAGGGCCGGCGCTGCGCTACACAGTGACAGTTGTTCGGTGATCCGGGCGATGAGAGCGTGCGAGGACCAACCCGCCGCTGAAGGGTGCGACGATGACCGCCGACGATCTGCTGGCCCGGCACCGGGCCGTGCTCCCGTCCTGGATGCCGCTCTACTACGCCGAACCGATCGAGCTGGTCTCCGGCTCCGGCCGTCGGGTGACCGACGCGCAGGGCCGCAGCTACCTGGACTTCTTCGGTGGCGTGCTGACCAACATGATCGGTTACGACATCCCGGAGATCCGGGAGGCGGTCGAGCGGCAGCTGCGCACCGGGATCGTGCACAGCTCCACGCTCTACCTGATCCGGCAGCAGGTGGAGCTGGCCGAGAAGATCGCCCGGGTCTCCGGCATCCCCGACGCGCGGGTCTTCTTCACCAACTCCGGCACGGAGGCGAACGAGGCGGCGCTGCTGGTCGCCACCAACTACCGCCGTTCGCACCAGATCCTGGCGGTGCGCAACAGCTACCACGGCCGGTCGTACGCGGCGATGGGCGTCACCGGCAACCGGAGCTGGTCGGCCAGCGCGCTCAACCCGCTGCAGGTGGCCTGGCTGCACTCCGGCGAGCGGCTGCGCGGCCTGCTGGCCCGGCTCGACGAGACCGACCGGATCGACGCCGCGGTGGAGGACCTGCACGAGGTGCTCGCCACCCAGACCGCCGGCGACGTGGCCTGCCTGATCGCCGAGCCGATCCAGGGCGTCGGCGGCTTCGTGCACGGCCCGGACGGGCTCTTCGCGGCCTGGAAGAAGGTGCTCGACGAGCACGGCATCCTGCTGATCAGCGACGAGGTGCAGACCGGCTGGGGCCGCACCGGTGAGCACTTCTGGGGCTACCAGGCGCACGGCGTCACCCCGGACCTGCTCACCTTCGCCAAGGGCATCGGCAACGGCTTCGCCCTGGCCGGCGTCGTCGGCCGGGCCGAGGTGCTGGAGGCGGTGCCGGGGATCAGCTTCTCCACCTTCGGCGGCAACCCGATCTCGACGGCCGCCGGCAACGCCGTCCTGGAGTACCTGCTGGAGCACGACCTGCAGGCCAACGCCGAGCGGGTCGGCGCGATCCTCGGCGACGGCCTGCGCGCCGCGGTGGCGGACCTGGACTGTGTCGCCGAGGTACGCGGCAAGGGGCTCATGCTCGGCGTCGAGTTCGTCCGCCCGGGCACCACCGAACCGGACCCGGCGCTCACCACGCGGGTCTTCGAGGCGTGCCGGGCCGGAGGCCTGCTGGTCGGCAAGGGCGGCCTCTACGGCAACGTGGTGCGGATGGGCCCGCCGCTGACGCTGACCGAGGACGAGGCCCGGGAGGGCCTGGCCATCCTGGTCGACGCCATCCGCTCCTGCGCGAACTCGGAGGTGGCGGCGTGAGCGGCGCGGACGGTGCGACGGTCATCGGGCACTTCATCGACGGCAAGCGGGTCGGCGGCGACTCCGAGCGGCGCGGCGACGTCTTCGACCCGGCCACCGGCCGGCGTACCGCGCTGGTCGAGCTGGCGTCCGCCGCGGACGTGGCGGGCGCGGTGGAGGCCGCCGAGCGGGCCGCGCGGGCCTGGCGGGACGCGTCGCTGTCGAAGCGGACGGCGGTGCTGTTCGCCTTCCGGGAGCTGGTCAACGCCCGGCGGGACCGGCTCGCCGAGGTGATCACCGCCGAGCACGGCAAGGTGCTCGCGGACGCCGCCGGCGAGGTGCAGCGCGGCCTGGAGGTCATCGAGTACGCCTGCGGCATCCCGTCGGCGATGCGCGGCGGGTTCAGCGAGAACGTCTCCACCGAGGTCGACTCGTACAGCCTGCGGCAGCCGCTGGGCGTGGTGGCGGTGATCTCCCCGTTCAACTTCCCGGTGATGGTGCCGCTCTGGTTCATCCCGGTCGCGATCGCCTGCGGCAACGCCGTGGTGCTCAAGCCCAGCGAGAAGGACCCGAGCGCGGCGCTGCTGCTGGCCGAGTGGTTCACCGAGGCCGGGCTGCCGGACGGCGTGCTCAACGTGGTCAACGGCGACAAGGAGGCGGTCGACGCGCTGCTCGACCACCCGGGCGTCAAGGCGGTGTCGTTCGTCGGCTCCACCCCGGTGGCCCGGTACGTGCACCAGCGCGCCTCGATGGCCGGCAAGCGGGTGCAGGCCCTGGGTGGGGCGAAGAACCACATGGTGGTGCTCCCCGACGCCGACCTGGACCTGGCCGCCGACGCGGCGGTCAACGCCGGCTTCGGCTCGGCGGGGGAGCGGTGCATGGCGATCTCCGCGCTGGTGGCGGTCGAGCCGGTCGCCGACGCGCTGGTCGCGAAGATCGCCGAGCGGATGGCCCGGCTGCGCACCGGCGACGGGCGGCGGGGCTGCGACATGGGACCGCTGGTCACCGCCGCGCACGCCGAGCGGGTCCGGTCCTACGTCGAGTCCGGCATCGCGGCCGGCGCGGTGCCGGTGGTGGACGGGCGCGAGGTGACCCCCGACGGGGACGCCGACGGGTTCTGGCTCGGCCCGACCCTCTTCGACCACGTCACCCCGGAGATGTCGATCTACACCGACGAGATCTTCGGCCCGGTGCTCAGCGTGGTCCGGGTCGGCTCGTACGACGAGGCGGTCGAGCTGGTCAACGCCAACCCGTACGGCAACGGCACGGCGATCTTCACCAACGACGGCGGGGCCGCCCGGCGGTACCAGCACGAGGTGGAGGTCGGCATGGTCGGCGTCAACGTGCCGATCCCGGTGCCGATGGCGTACTACTCGTTCGGTGGCTGGAAGGCGTCGCTCTTCGGTGACCTGCACGCGCACGGCGCCGACGGGGTCGCCTTCTACACCCGCGGCAAGGTGGTCACCAGCCGTTGGCTCGACCCGCGTCACGGCGGGGTCAACCTCGGCTTCCCCACCCAGTCCTGAGCAGCCGCAGCACCCCCGCCCCGGCGAGGTACGCCACCAGCGCCGGGGCGGGCAGCCCCAGTGGTTCGGGGACGCTCTTGCCGGTCATGCTGTTCACCAGCAGCCCGGCGGCCACGCCCGCGTAGCCGATCGCCACCAGCACGGTCCGTACCGGACCGCCGGTGCTCGCCCTGGCATGCCGGCGGGTGCGGGCCTCGATCGGGCCGAACAGTGCGACCAGTCCGGCCAGCACCACGGCCAGGGCGAGCAGCCAGGGCACCCGCCAGGCCCACCAGGCGGCCGAGCCGACCTGCGGGGTGGGCAGCACGCCCAACGCGTTCAGCAGGCCGACCAGCAGGACGGCGGCGGTCAGGTGCCAGAGGAACACGGTCAGCACCACAGCGTTCACCGCGATCACCGCCTGCCAGGGGCCGCTGCGGCGCAGCCACCGTCGGGCGGGGTGCTGGAGCAACAGGATCAGCCCGAGCTGCGCGGTGGCCGCCGCGAGCAGCGCCACGCTGGGCGGGGCGGTGTTGTTCAGCCGCTCGCCCGGCACGTTCAGCATCGCCACGGGATACGGCCCGACCCGGGTCAACAGCACCAGCGCGGCCAGCCCCACCAGCAGCAGCACCGCCCCGGCCCGCCGCGAGGTGGGCAGCCGCCGGCGGTGCAGTCCGGGGCGGTCGCCGCTGCCCCGACCCGGTTCGGCGGGGCTCGGGCCCCGAGCGTCGTACCAGGCGAAACCGAGCTGGTGGACGGCCAGCCAGCCGAACAGGTAGTTGGCGGTGGCGAGGTTGGCCGGGCCGAGGATCCGGCCCAGGTCGCCGAGCGCGACCAGCCCGAGCAGCACCAGCGGTACGACCAGCCCGAAGCGGCGGTGCAGCGCGTACATGGCCGGGGTCAGCGGGACCATCACCAGGTAGGCGACGAGGAACCAGAGCGGGATGGTGGCGAACCAGGCCACCTTGCGGATCTCGGTGGGGTCGGCGCCGCTCAGCCGGGCGGCCGCCCCGCCGATCGCGAGGATCACCACCAGCGCGGTGGTCGGGCGGATCAGCCGGCTGCTGCGGTCGATCAGCCAGCAGGTGGCGTCGCCGCCCCGGGACCGCCAGGCGGTCAGTGCGGCGGCGTTGGCGTATCCGCCGACCAGGAAGAAAACCGGCATTACCTGGAGCACCCAGGTCAGCGGCCAGGCCCAGGGGAGGTAGCCCAGCGCGGAGTGCCCGGTGGGCCGGCCGGCCTGATCCCGCCCGATCACGCTGATGATCCAGTGGCCGAGGACGACCATGGTGATGGCGAGGGCCCGCAGCAGGTCGACGTAGCGCTCCCGTTCGGCCGGCGTGCGCTCGGCGAGCTGCCGCAGGCGGCGCATGGACTCAGGCTATTCCAGCCGTCCTGGGCGCGGGGTGATAACGGTTCGGTTGTCGGGTCTTGTGGTCCGCGCCCCACTGCCGTAGAAATTCTTCAGCAAGATCTGTAAAGGTGAAGACAAGCAACACGCACACCCCCGTGCCTCGACGTCGCGGCCGCCGTCCCCCATCCTCGGCGGGCCGCCCCGTACCCGAACCGAGGAGATGC comes from Micromonospora viridifaciens and encodes:
- a CDS encoding ArgE/DapE family deacylase, with amino-acid sequence MFFETPPAPAAPEALDPIDDPGHLLARLIAIDSVNPDLVPGGAGEAAIADFCGEWLAVRGFDVHRLEKRPGRPSLVAIAHGTGGGRSLMLNGHLDTVGTANYDGDPLDPQIRDGKMFGRGAFDMKGGIAAMMVAAARAARSPLRGDVILACVADEEHGSFGTEEVLESFTADAAIVTEPSQLEVTLAHKGFAWFDVEIEGRAAHGSRPELGIDAITKAGHFLVALEELGQRLTQGPAHPLLGTGTVHASVIHGGEEPSTYPAHCRITLERRTVPGESPDRVELELTAVLDRLAATVPDFRYRLTRGLHREPFEAGPEAPVVRTLTHHAEKALGHPPVVRAEAFWTDCALLDRAGIPCLLFGVGGAGAHAATEYVDLASLDRLTDILTSTIADFCS
- a CDS encoding aspartate aminotransferase family protein encodes the protein MTADDLLARHRAVLPSWMPLYYAEPIELVSGSGRRVTDAQGRSYLDFFGGVLTNMIGYDIPEIREAVERQLRTGIVHSSTLYLIRQQVELAEKIARVSGIPDARVFFTNSGTEANEAALLVATNYRRSHQILAVRNSYHGRSYAAMGVTGNRSWSASALNPLQVAWLHSGERLRGLLARLDETDRIDAAVEDLHEVLATQTAGDVACLIAEPIQGVGGFVHGPDGLFAAWKKVLDEHGILLISDEVQTGWGRTGEHFWGYQAHGVTPDLLTFAKGIGNGFALAGVVGRAEVLEAVPGISFSTFGGNPISTAAGNAVLEYLLEHDLQANAERVGAILGDGLRAAVADLDCVAEVRGKGLMLGVEFVRPGTTEPDPALTTRVFEACRAGGLLVGKGGLYGNVVRMGPPLTLTEDEAREGLAILVDAIRSCANSEVAA
- a CDS encoding CoA-acylating methylmalonate-semialdehyde dehydrogenase; amino-acid sequence: MSGADGATVIGHFIDGKRVGGDSERRGDVFDPATGRRTALVELASAADVAGAVEAAERAARAWRDASLSKRTAVLFAFRELVNARRDRLAEVITAEHGKVLADAAGEVQRGLEVIEYACGIPSAMRGGFSENVSTEVDSYSLRQPLGVVAVISPFNFPVMVPLWFIPVAIACGNAVVLKPSEKDPSAALLLAEWFTEAGLPDGVLNVVNGDKEAVDALLDHPGVKAVSFVGSTPVARYVHQRASMAGKRVQALGGAKNHMVVLPDADLDLAADAAVNAGFGSAGERCMAISALVAVEPVADALVAKIAERMARLRTGDGRRGCDMGPLVTAAHAERVRSYVESGIAAGAVPVVDGREVTPDGDADGFWLGPTLFDHVTPEMSIYTDEIFGPVLSVVRVGSYDEAVELVNANPYGNGTAIFTNDGGAARRYQHEVEVGMVGVNVPIPVPMAYYSFGGWKASLFGDLHAHGADGVAFYTRGKVVTSRWLDPRHGGVNLGFPTQS
- a CDS encoding acyltransferase family protein, translated to MRRLRQLAERTPAERERYVDLLRALAITMVVLGHWIISVIGRDQAGRPTGHSALGYLPWAWPLTWVLQVMPVFFLVGGYANAAALTAWRSRGGDATCWLIDRSSRLIRPTTALVVILAIGGAAARLSGADPTEIRKVAWFATIPLWFLVAYLVMVPLTPAMYALHRRFGLVVPLVLLGLVALGDLGRILGPANLATANYLFGWLAVHQLGFAWYDARGPSPAEPGRGSGDRPGLHRRRLPTSRRAGAVLLLVGLAALVLLTRVGPYPVAMLNVPGERLNNTAPPSVALLAAATAQLGLILLLQHPARRWLRRSGPWQAVIAVNAVVLTVFLWHLTAAVLLVGLLNALGVLPTPQVGSAAWWAWRVPWLLALAVVLAGLVALFGPIEARTRRHARASTGGPVRTVLVAIGYAGVAAGLLVNSMTGKSVPEPLGLPAPALVAYLAGAGVLRLLRTGWGSRG